The Nicotiana sylvestris chromosome 6, ASM39365v2, whole genome shotgun sequence genomic sequence ATGAATCGATTCATCCGAGTAAGGACTGTCGATGTTGTCCCCGTGGAGTTCCTGtcgtttcctgagaaatggaatgtcACACGTAAATGGTACACTTGTGTTCTTATATTGAATGTTGTGTGTCctctttacaaaatgacaagggtcccctttatataccagggggaatcccaacatagtacaaatgcatttattacaaagatatatatTGCTGGTACAATCATTTAATACCACAgtacgggcttgaactagcctaatagacttggtcagctttagTCACGTGCCTTAGGAATCTCCCACTCGCTCGTCATAGCCGCCGATTTACTCTGTCCCGAAGTCGAGCATATGGAAACCCTCGGGGTCGGGCATCGAACTGTGCCTCGAGCCTTCACAAAACGGGTTGTGTGATATCATAGCCCGATTTTAGCTGTATACAGTCCTATCTAATGTTCAGAAAAATTAGGAAATTGCAACCAAACTAGAAACAAATTAACATGACAAATATAATTTTCAATTTAGTACTCCTTaatcacaaaataaaaagaaagacttGAAACGAACGAAAAAAAAAAGGATCAAAACCAAACTAAGAATTGGGGTTATTTGGGTTTTTAGCTTTCCATACATTAATGGGCCAGCTGAGATAGCCCAGTTTTTGTACCATTTCGCTCGACCCCGGTCCACTTGCAGCCCTTTAAGTACATAGCAATCCATTGAACCAAACCCTAATCGAGGGTTTTCTCTTACAGGTAACTTACTACCTTCGCATCCACCTCTCTCTCATATACACAGATGCATCATTTCTTATGGTTTTGAATTTGGATCTACTGATTAAGGATATTAAGCATTTGGTTACCTTTTTTTTTAGCTGCTGATAAAGCTGAAAATTttctattttgtgatttttttttgacAGTAAAGTTTGAAGGAGAAGAATTTTGAGCCATGAGGTATGACTGAAGCTCCAAACTTCTCTCTGCTGTTCTCAATGTGTTATCTACTTCTCTGAATATGTTATCTCAGTCCATGTTTGGTCTCATAATTTATTTTTCTGCACTTTCCGTTTGTTAGCAAAAATTGATTTAAGCTTTCCTAGAGTGCATTTTGGTAAACAACCTAGTTTCAGATCGATAATTTGACATTGTCGCCTTTATAATTAAACTATGAGACAGATTTTTCTGAATTTGtcaatatttgtttattttagttCTTCATTTAAAGGGGAAGTTTCCACTTCTTTTAGATTTGGAGTTGCTTGATATGTATATCGGAAAAAAATAATGATATCTATTTTGATACCCTTACAAAATCCTTTCGTTTATTTGGAGAATCATAGGTTATTTGATAGTGAAGATTACATGAACATGTTAATTGAAACAGTGTGGCAAAATTTGTTTGTCTAGCAATATGTTTGTAAGAACATTGCAAACTTGATGATCTTATAGTTTTTATGGTATTGTTGAATACATGTATTTATCTTTGATATGATTCCTTTACAGTAAGCTTCAGAGCGATGCCCTTAGAGAAGCCATCTCTGTGATTAAGAATGATTGtgcagagaagaaaagaaaattcaCTGAGACTATTGAGCTCCAGATCGGGCTGAAGAACTATGATCCCCAAAAGGACAAACGTTTCAGTGGGTCCGTTAAATTGCCCCACATTCCTCGTCCTAAAATGAAGATTTGTATGCTTGGAGATGCTCAGCACGTTGAGGAGGTAATCCTACTGCACTTTTTAACTAGTGTCAATGACTGCACGGACAATTTCAAACAATATTTGCAGATAGGCTAACAGTTGCAAATACTGATGGTGAAAGCTTTTACTGATTGAATGACTACTGCTTGTGTGATTTAGCTTAATAATGAGATGATTTGATTTGTCACTAAATAAGCTTCTAATATGTTTACGTTCGTTTGCTCACCTATGATTACATATGCCTTTTGCTTTCTCTGAGATTGTGTTGTGTTCACTAGCTGTATTTGTCTGCACTTATCCTGTTTCTTTGGTGTAGTTCTTCTACATAAATCCGGGATAGTTTTAGCTTTTTCCAATACTAGTTTCTCATATCTTGGAAATGCAATTAGTTTGGAAGTTAGGTGCATCCTAGCTTAGAAGAATCTATTGTTCAATGACCTTTTTTCTTCCATTTGGTGGACATCCTTGGTGAATTAGCTCGTTGATGTGGTTATCATAGTTTAGAGAGGAAATCCATCATAAGTCTGTTTTCTTGATTCATTGGACGTGGCTCTTTAATGTCGACCATTTAGCCTTTGTTATTGATGTTGTCTTCACTCTTGAAATTTTGTGGCTACTTCAGATTGCCCCAAAAGTTACATGTGTTGGAATCTTTCCTGAATCTtcattttgtttttgaaaagacgaTTAACACTTATATTTCTGCAGGCAGAAAAGATAGGTTTGGAGTACATGGATGTGGAAAGCTTGAAAAAgcttaacaaaaataagaaattgGTTAAGAAGCTTGCAAAGAAATACCATGCTTTCTTGGCTTCAGAGTCTGTCATCAAGCAGATTCCTCGTTTGTTGGGGCCCGGCCTGAACAAGGCGGGTAAGTTAATAGATTCTCTTAATGCTTTGAATGTATGTATTCAGGGCTGCTGCTTTTCTCATTCTGGAGAACTTGCATCTCTTAGTTACTGTCAGGACTATTCAATGtccttgtggtggcttatttcaGACTATATGCTCACCTTTAAGCTTTTGTTCAATTGGCTCTGTTCCCTGTAAATGCAGGCAAGTTTCCGAGTCTTGTTTCACACCAAGAGTCACTTGAATCCAAGGTTAATGAGACCAAAGCTACTATCAAGTTTCAATTGAAAAAGGTGCTTTGCATGGGAGTTGCTGTTGGAAACTTGGATATGGAGGAGAAACAGATCTTCCAGAATGTGCAAATGAGTGTTAATTTTCTAGTGTCGTTGCTGAAAAAGAATTGGCAAAATGTGAGTTCATTTGGCATCCTAGTTTAGCCATCTCCATATAGATTTGCTATATTCTTCTCGGACTGAATGCAATGTTTTTTTAATTCCATTCCTTGTTCAATTTAGTTCTAATCTGGTGTAATTGGTTGTCAATGCAGGTAAGGTGCCTGTACTTGAAGGGCACCATGGGAAAGCCACAGCGTGTCTTTTAAGGAGATTTTTGTTTCGCTGTTGGAAGTTTTCAGCATTTTGGGTGTGAGCTATAGATACTCTTGAAATTTTTGGGTAGTAGTTCTGGTTATCTGTTTGAATACTATAACATTGTTCGGTATTGTTTTGCTTCAACTTTGTCTTCTTTAAAGATGTTAGCAGTGATTACCATAGCATCCTAGGTGCCATTTTCTCTAAATTTCTTATTTATCTTTTCAGCCGAGTAGTTTGCATTTTTACGTGTAGGCTGaaagtaaaaagaaaaactatcagtgCTTTACAGTATTATATGCGTTTGGCATCTAAATAAACAATGGACAACAGATATTTAGGAGAGCAAGCTTACCCGGCCATTTACAATAAGGGGTTGTCTGGTAGGGTACTATAAGAATAGTGCTGAAAaaagtgtattagtaatgcaattATTAGTTATGCAGAAATTAATTATTAGTTATgcagaaattattttttattcattGTTCGGTGTGGCGTTTTGAAGTTAAACTGCATTGCATAATAgccatgctaatgcatgcattattagcATGCATTAATAGCTTTGGTATTGCTAATATCATGGTTTGTTATGCATTAGAATAATTCCAAATAATGTATATAACAAATGCTTGTATTAGGTATACATAGGTTGAAAAGGTGTATCAAACAAAGTATTACTAATACATAAGTTAATGCATTCTACCCAaagttaatgcatgcattaatccCTTGGTTGTGTAGTTGCTACGGCCGTCGAAACCAATCTCACCCTCAAATTGCCTCTTATCTTGAAGATGTCAGTTGTAAAAATGTTTGAAGATTTACCTGAATAATGGGTTGTAGCAAATTATCAAAAAGATAGTAGTCGGTGGAGACTTTGAAGACGTATTAGTTATGACAAAAAATGTTGATGTTTTGTCAAATTAAACAAGTATACCCGTCAAACACTCTTAGAAAATGAAATTTACCGAGAACTTAATTATCAAGTCTGTCGATAATAGAACGAGCAGAGAGCAAATTAACACAATAAAGTTATTAATAAAAGGATTGTAGGCAGAGAGCAATATCATAAGATTGataacttttttttatttattttaaagaacCTACTTAAAAAGACAAGGAGAAAGCACCAGATATGATTTTTTAGATAGATTAATTTTGGGATATTTACACAAATAGCAAAActgttataaatatatattatattatggatgttcatttagtactccgttataAATaaacttcctgaagaagcttatccatatgggactccgccgtaaatatgtttatctatttagtactctattggaaataagcttcctgaagaagcttatcacttcggtacccggttatggataaatattacccccgatagaagattatccatatctggtataataGCAGCTACATcaacttgtagtagcagcttacacagcagcttgcgtagcagcttacacagcagtttgcgtagcagcttacacaacagttTGCATTAGCAGCTTACGCAAccgcttcctttcttctataaatagaagagatttcagttcattatgtacatcagtttaaattcgaataatatatcagtttctctctatacttgtctttactttatagtttttattttataacacgttatcaacacgagactctgccattttAAGTACTTACTTCGAATTTAATTTCTATTTCAGTGTTCATCTCTGATGTAAGGcaagcttacacagcagcttgcgtagcagcttacacaacaacttacagtagcagcttacacagcagcttgcgtagcagcttacacaacaacttgcattagcagcttacacaacagcttcctttcttctataaatagaagagatttcagttcattatgtacatcagtttgaattcgaataatatatcaatttctctctatacttgtctttactttaaagttcttattttataacacgttattagcacgagactctgccattttAAGTACTTACTTCGAATTTAATTTCTATTTCAGTGTTCATCTCTGATGTAAGGCGAAGCTCTTACGTCCGTGGTTGGATCTTGTTCATTCCGAGCATCATAAGGTTGAATATATCCTTGAGGTGGTAAATTTTTCTTCTTGGCAGTAGTGATGTAGATATCACTTACATCTGGAGTGGCAAAATTTTCGTAATTTAATTTGAGCCTTTTGCTTATAATTTAATATCTTTATCATCGCCTGCTTGGTTATGTGTTACGTATACAAtacttattttggtatttgttttCATCCTTATTATCTTAATAAAGGATTACAAAGTGGATAACATTGTTAGATCCATTTAAACTCCAGCAGAGTTTACAAGAAATATACAACTACTAGGAGTGATTATATTTTGTATATCTTATTGTAACTaaattttgttaaccaccagaagtagTATATGCCTATAATCatcagaagtgataatttaggctttctatggttacaattgaagataagttaGATAAAATTTCTCTATATTACTTGCATgtctcgatttgctcctgaagtagcaaTATCTTAAAAGAGGTTCTAAGCCGTCACACAATTTGGTGTGATTAATGCACGTTCAAATAATTATGTTCcgtttcctgaaggatgagaacttttgataaatattaatccattcctgaagtgaatgtgacaatattaataaagctCGTAAATATGAACACGCTTTTTGATGTGAatatattacaattcacctccagaagaggtaatatgattgagggaatatatactcaatatttcgtattttaaatttgctcctgaaaaagtaacacaattgaaattttctTCTGAAGCAGGAAAAATATTATCAAACTGTGTCTTTATGTgcttaaacaaaataataagctattcaaagttatttttgaagcaCATTTTCATTCCTTGGAGTGCATGAAGAAATACCACAACTCACCTCCTGAAGAGGTATAATAGCAAAGGATATAAATCTTGTTTTTGTGGCATAAAGATCATTGTCGCACGTACCCGTTGTGCGTAAAATATcttgaatttttttattaaatatcattCCAAGGCAAAAGTATTCTTGTAGAATGCTTTCTACTACAACCACATTAATATGTTCTGGTTAGTTATCGAGTTTCTCGAAGGAAATAACAACTCATGTAACTTTCCCTGAAGGATGTAATGACTATGTGGTTACCGCTTTGATACAAAATATTCAGATGTTAATGGTGTTTCTCCCTGAAGGAGATATTTGTCAcaaagttggtggtaaaaatactgaaattcttaatttcttacatttataaaattagaattgtCTTTATATTGTtaatttgattttgattttctctcatgacaccagaaGTGTCTGAGCACTATTTGGtagtacaaaatttatcaaaagcTCCTAAAGAGCTAACTGTTTGTCTAGAAAACACATGATACAAGTAGTATTTGAATAATATTTGATTGTGAAAAATAAATTGAAGGCTCCCGAATAGCTTATATGCAAAtttgtcattcatattatattaTTGTGGTCAAAACACATGTTGTAGTAAACTtaaagtttactaatacaaatgacaATCATactgagactacaaatgattgaaagattgaaaatcttcatgtttccacaatcaaaGGGGgtaaatatgtatgtgagaagttacctgccttattcttcaatttgtactacatcatgtatcacagtaaaccagaagtttactaatgcaaaaacAGCTACAGTAAATCAGAAATTTACTTATACAAACGTAGCCACagtaaatcagaagtttactaatgcaaaagtttgtgacatagtaaaccagaagtttactaagagatatcacatgccatgataaacttgaattttcatttgccattttttgagctatttgagaattcagataagcatatactgaagaactagatgattcttcaagaattctcttgtgttgcttgttctcataataaattgATTGTACCAGCTAAAGTTGAGATTAAGATCCCTAGTTCTGAAATATACAAAAGGTGAGTATGGGCtcattcacctatcatgtgaaccacttatagatgcatatatgagatggttacatgtgcgattattgtcaacctgcagtttggcatgtGAAATTATTTTTCTCAGTTATGAGAATAATTTTTAGATTATTAAATCAAGATAGTTCATCTTGATGAtgttggtttatatccaagctggtttaacATTGAATAACTCCTATTAATGGtaaaaccattgcttatgagaacaaagcttcatgcgTTGGTCtaaattttctaaattgcatataatagcacttgtatgcatcagaccaacaatatatgataaatcctcccctcacaattggtttaggatcaaaaaccaaatatttttactatcttttgatgtGTAGTATATGATTAATCTCTACTATAATGCACAAAGATATGTTTTCCAAAGAAGGTTGGgaatatatgttagtttttctaacatttggggaaTAGAATAAACagctgaaaaatatgctatatgaatcgaattatcattaatatgatcaTCACTTAGAAGATAGATCAAGTCAAATGCCAGAAGCAAGTGATGATCCAAAACCAAATATAATATTTTAGCTACAAATGcttctattaaaattaaagtcccagAAGGAAAGaatttactgtacgcatgaagcgtggtagaccaagcAGTTCCAAAGGTAATAATTCTTGAAAAATGATAGGatctaatgatcaaaatgatcataataagaggaaataagctctagaggaggccacgacataacatttcataaaACTCCTAaagaagttcaggtacctgaaaataaagaaagtgatgagatctcaataagttatgtcgcTTGCAAACTGATACAAAATAATCATCAacgatatatttgatacaatatagtACACAATATTGTAAAATATTGTGAGGATCAGACCTGTAGTCCAGACACCtgaagatgtcatgccatttAAATGCAAGTCATAACCTATATGACTCATTTGATTAAATCTCTAtaaagatccttgaaggatttaaaatgcttgaagcatataattcaaagtctcagaaaatgtactcgatcaaattataaagatttttgtacggtttaaagcaatttGGGAGTATGTGGTATTATCGCctcagtgaatatttgctgaaagaaagttacatatataatgttatttgtccatgtattcaGAATTTgatatacttgctgtttatgttgatgacataaatcttgttggaactccagaagatctccaaaaggcaattgaatatcttaagaaagaatttgtgatgaaagatcttggaaagacaaaactttgtcttggtccgCAAATTAAACATTTAGCATacgagatctttatccatcaatctgcttATACATCAAGGgttttaaaacgcttttacatggacaaagcgcacccattgagtacaccaatggttgttcgatcacttgaagtggataaggatttgttccgacctccagaagaggatgatGAACTCCTTGGTcacgaagtaccctatctcaatGCAATTGGTACACTAATATATCGTGCTAATGCTACAATGCCTggcatagcattttctgttaatttactaggaAGATATAGTTCTTTTCCTACACGGATTACGGATCCGTTCTTACCTCCAGAAGAGAATGATGAACTCCTTGGTCCAGATATACCCAAGTCTCTGcactgtactctttttcccttgctcATATTTTTTTCCACTGGgtttttcctggtaaggtttttaatgaggcagcttgCAATGTATATTATTAGTGTAATCTTTTTCCTtgactaggattttttcccacgggttttttcctagtaaggttttaacgaggcacataataatgaacatccaaggaggagtattttgaaaatatttttgtggATGCCCATTTATTACTCCGCTGTAGATAATTTTCCTGAAGAAGATTATCCATTTAGTTCTCCATTGAAGTTTTCTACAAGTATGCAGCTGGTGCAGGCAGGTTGCAAACAACTCAATGAAATGACTTGTAGCAGCATCTTGGTTTGAtgagattaatttaaatcgatctgaaatagtggtggataatattctctacaaattcaacttttgagaagatgatatacaagattggaatgcggagactcgaatatttgaaacaaggttttcatcaggggagtaaaatacgcgatgcactttttaaaggttttttcccacggggttttccttataaggtttttaatgagccacctagcaatgcgtattactaaatatgtgtactctttttccttcactaggattttttctcacagggtttttcctagtaagattttaatgaggcacaatatcttttaatgaacatccaaggggcagtgttataaatatatattatattatggatctTCATTTTGTACTccttgtaaataagcttcctgaagaagcttatccatatgggactccgccgtaaatatgtttatctatttagtactctattggaaataagcttcttgaagaagcttatcacttcggtacccggttatgaataaacattacccccggtagaagattatccatatctggtataatagcagcttacacagcagcttacacaacagcttcctttcttctataaatagaagagatttcagttcattatgtacatcaatttgaattcgaataatataacagtttctctctatacttatTTTTACTTTacggtctttattttata encodes the following:
- the LOC104250182 gene encoding large ribosomal subunit protein uL1z-like; the protein is MSKLQSDALREAISVIKNDCAEKKRKFTETIELQIGLKNYDPQKDKRFSGSVKLPHIPRPKMKICMLGDAQHVEEAEKIGLEYMDVESLKKLNKNKKLVKKLAKKYHAFLASESVIKQIPRLLGPGLNKAGKFPSLVSHQESLESKVNETKATIKFQLKKVLCMGVAVGNLDMEEKQIFQNVQMSVNFLVSLLKKNWQNVRCLYLKGTMGKPQRVF